One genomic window of Methanobacterium formicicum DSM 3637 includes the following:
- a CDS encoding class III signal peptide-containing protein, protein MDGKGQISVELILILAFILLVVLVVAYYVSDQSEQNSIATATRLGATNATTTAVITTPGMLPVQVESIQMSGTQNITVLINLNYKNDPIQNTTLTGVYNSLTAQGYSPQKKSVSNIIQNLTLNTTRHNYNIKLA, encoded by the coding sequence ATGGACGGAAAAGGGCAAATATCAGTGGAGCTGATCCTTATTTTAGCTTTCATCCTGCTGGTTGTACTTGTGGTCGCGTATTATGTTAGTGATCAAAGTGAACAAAACAGCATTGCAACTGCAACCCGGTTAGGAGCTACCAATGCCACAACCACAGCAGTAATTACAACCCCTGGGATGTTACCAGTTCAAGTTGAATCCATTCAGATGAGCGGAACACAAAACATCACTGTTCTCATTAATCTCAATTATAAAAATGATCCAATTCAAAACACTACTTTAACTGGTGTATATAATTCCCTTACTGCACAGGGATATTCCCCTCAAAAGAAGAGTGTGTCCAACATAATTCAAAACTTAACTCTGAACACGACCAGACACAATTATAACATCAAGTTAGCGTGA